GCGGCCTTCTGTCATCGGACAGCGCCATGCTTCAATACCGTGGCATTCTTGGTACGAGTAAAGGATTTTCCAATCACCAACACGTACGCCAGCAACATCACCACTATCAGTACCGTAAACAAAGGCTTTACGTGGCCAATCTTTATTGTCATCAGCTGTGGTAGATTTAGCTTTAATGAGATTAGGTAACAAGTTGTAACCATCTAAATGCACTTTGTATTTCTTGCCGTTTAACTTAGTGCCTTTTTTCAGATCTGCTGCGATTGTTGGTTCACCTGCTGCAGCAAGGAATGTTGTCGCCCAATCATTGTGTGCTGTGATTTCATTAACGACTTGACCCGCAGGGATCTTAGCTGGCCAACGCACCATCGCAGGAACACGGAAACCGCCTTCCCATGTAGTGTTCTTCTCACCTTTAAAGCGTGAAGTACCACCATCAGGCCAAGACCATTTTTCTGCACCGTTATCAGTGGTATACAGAACGATAGTATTATCGGCAATCTTAAGATCATCGAGCTTATCCAGCAACACACCAACCATGTTGTCGTGTTCGACCATACCATCACCATATAAACCGCCACGCTTAGATAAGCCTTTGCTCTCTTCTTTCAGATGCGTCCAAACGTGCATACGAGTGGCATTAAACCAAACAAAGAAAGGTTTCTTTTCTTCATGTGCGCGATCAATGAAGTCGAGTGCTGAAGCAAGAAATTCTTCATCAACCGTTTCCATACGTTTCTTGGTTAACGCGCCCGTATCTTCTGTACGACCATCAGCGTACGAATGGATAACACCACGCGGGCCAAAACGTTTTTTAAAGCCAGCACCTTTAGGGTAATCAGCGTGCTCAGGCTCTTCTTCAGCATTAAGGTGATACAAGTTACCAAAGAATTCATCAAAACCATTGGCTGTTGGTAGTTGTTCAGGGCGATCACCTAAATGGTTTTTACCAAACTGACCCGTCATATAACCTTTGTCTTTCAACATACCAGCAATGGTTGGATCTTCTTGGCGCATGCCTTGTGTAGAACCCGGCATACCGACTTTAGTTAGACCTGTACGGATTGGATGTTGACCCGTGATAAATGCAGCACGGCCAGCGGTACAAGATTGCTCGCCATAGTAATCAGTAAATAACACGCCTTCACTGGCGATTCGGTCGATATTGGGAGTCCAATGACCTGCTTGTCCATGCGTATAAGCACTGATGTTATCAATACCAATATCATCACCCCAAATGGCTAAGATATTAGGACGGTTCTCATCGGTGGTCGCAAAACTTGCCGTTGCAGTCGAGGCAAGCACTGCACCTATCGACAATTGCAAAAACGTCTTATTTTTAAACATAATAATGTCCTGTGATTGCTTTACTAATTTGTGAATAAAATCATCACGGGCTATTCTCCATATGCTAAGGTATTCAGTAAGCAGTAAATTTACTGAATAAAATAGTGAATTGATTTACATCACTGAAACCATAATCCAAGCTCACAAAGTCTATTTTGCAGTACTTTTACGCTAGTGCTTTTAAGCAAATACTTTAATCCTAGCACTGCCACACTCGCACTTGCGTGTTAAACATGGAACTAAGAATGCCTGAATCTACTCATAATGATTTCGAACAACTGCTCATGGCGCAATCGAACGCGTTAATTTCAAGCTCTCCAAAAGACTTCATTCAACTTTGGCGTCAGATCGCTATGGATGCATTGGATTGGTTTAATATTGATAGGCTTACACTATTTCCTAACTCGATGATCTTACTTAATAATGGTAAAACCGAGTCGGTCGAAAAAGCCGGTATTCCGCCATTAATTAAGCAGCATTTTATTGATGGTAATTACCAGGACTACTTTAAGTTATTAAAAACCAAACATGATTGGAACAGCTTTACCGCACAGGAATTACAAAAAGATAAGTGCTTAGTACTGAATAAGTTACACGAGCAAGGTGGGCGCTGGCATTGCATTATTCCATTGCAACTATTTGGACAAAAGTGGGGAGCGCTGTCTTTTACTCGATTTGGCGATAATGATCAGCCGTTAGGTAACGAGGATCTAAAACGCCTCAAGCTCTTGTGTGAAATGTGGCTATGCTATTGGCAGCATTCAACCCTTGCCCTCAACTTGCAACAAGATATAAATGAAAATGAAAAGTTACTACTGCTGAGTAAAAAGCAGTGTGCCGTCCTGACATTATTAGCGCAAGGTGATAGTGCTAAACAATGTGCAGAGAAGCTATTCTTAAGCCCACGCACCATCGAATCTCATAAATATCGCATGTTAGATATTTTAGAACTGGATAAACCAGCAGAGCTAATCCAGTTTGCGCTGCGTAACGGTTTAGGTATTTCCAGCGACTAACAAAAATCAGTAATTTTACTGCTTAATCCCTTCTTTATGTCATTTATCATTACTGCACAATTTATGTTATGACTTGCTATTAAAATTAATTAATAGCAAGTCATAAACTGATAATACAGCAATGATAAATCGATAATCATAACGCTTAATATAGCGCTAGCAAATGTAGCGGCGATTAGAATCGATAATCAACACCGACAGAGACTGTGACTTCTTCTGATCTTTCTTCACCATCAGATAAATTACTTTGTTCAGTTTGGATCTTCATTGAATCGTATTTAACTTCAAGCATGATGTTAATGGTCTTATCAGCAACGTGAGTTTTAATACCTTGTACCCACATAATATTAGCCACTTGCATATCAACGCCTGAATACGATGAACCAAGATTGACATTGAATACAGAAAAGTGAGTCTCGCTCCAAGGGTGTACCGCATACAGATTTACGGAACCAAGATGAGCATCATTACCTTTGAGTGCTTGCTGAATATCAGCATCACTTACTGAAAAACCACTCACTGATAATGGTGAACCAGCCATGGCTGAATTAGCAAGTTCGGACAGGTCTGCGGTTTTAAAATCGATATAAGTATAATTCAATGAAGGAAAAAACAATGTGCCATCATCACTTTCTAACGGCAGCATATAACCCGCGGTGTACATACCAGCAGCATCGTCTAAACGATAAAGATCCATGTATGCACCACCAAAGCGGTCGAAGTGAGCAGCGCGAACACGGGCATTGTTAGACTGAGTATAATATTCAGCGAAGCCGATTGTTTGCGATATATCACTGCTTAATCCGCTAGCACCGCCACCAGCAAGTAGTTTTAATTCGCCAGCATCACTGGAAAATACAGCGGCTCTGAAGTTACTGTTTCTCGGATCGGCATCATGGTACTCCTGATCATTCTGAGATTCCAGAGACTCATTAGCAAACACACTTGCGCTACAGGTTGCGCTGATCACACCAGCTGCAATTAAAGATAATAACGTTTTATTCATACCCATGACTTTCTCCAAATAACGATATAACGAGTCGATTAACTTGGTGGGAAATATGAATGAAGCAGCCATTTAATACCACTTATAGCCGCTATTAGCGATACTAATAAAACCACGAATACCGTGATGGAAAAACTTATGCATACCAATTATAATGAAAAAATAAACCTCAATTACCTGCGTATATTTAATGCTATTTATCAGGCTAAAAGCACCACAGTTGCAGCGAAAAAATTAGGTGTTACGCAATCAGCTGTCAGCCAAACATTAGCAAAATTACGCATATTCACTGGTGACCGTTTATTTTATTCAGCCAACAATGGGTTAGCACCGACACAACGCGCGATCCTAATCAGTGAAGGCTTAAGCGAAAATATTCAGGCCATTGACGATTTATTATTACCGGTGAGCTATTTTGAACCAGAGAACTTTCATGGTGAACTCACCGTGGCGGTATCAAGTGTGTTTTTAGAAAGTTTTGCCACCGAGTTCACCACATCAATCATGTTTGAATCTTTGCCTAATGCCAGAATAAATGTCACGACGTGGACAGAAAATACCATGAAAGACATGATTGAGGGGCGTGTCCATATGGCAATGAATTTCGATCCGATCAGCACTCCAAAATCAATACGCTGCATTCCATTAACCCAAAGCCAAGGCATGATCGTGGCTCGAAAAGATCACCCTTGGGTTACAGGTGGCATGCAACAAGCAGAGTTTCATCAATATCCACTGGGCGGCTGCCTATTACCCGATAGCCTTGAAAGTGAATCCTTGTTCCAGTCTCGTGATTTTAAGTTATTCGATTTAAAATATCGCTCAGCAAGTATGTCAGTCCTTAACTGCTTGGCCAAACATTCTGATATTCTGGCGCTCACAGAAACATTATCCGCCTCTGTTTGCGACGACGATATGGTATGCATCCAACCGCAATGGCTGAATGACAAACTGCCGAACAAAATCAATCACGCATTCTATTATCTTGAAAAAAACCACCATGTACCCTTATATAAATTTAGCGCTGAGATTGTTAAAAAAGTAATCGAAGATAAACTCAATAATGTACTTAGTCGCACTGTAATGGTGAGTTAACTCATTAATTATTAAAACTGATCAAGGTGACTTATAAAAAGTGACTGTCTTATTAATACAAACTTGATTAGACTAGAAATTATTCCCCTTTTAACGGCAGGATCGGCATGAAAAAAGATCTCTATAGCACATTAGATCTGAATTTATTAAAGGTCTTTCTGATCCTTTCTCAAGAACTCAACATGAGAAAGGCCTCAGAGCGATTATTTGTGTCCCAACCTGCTATTAGCCAGTCATTAACCAAGTTGCGCCATCACTTTGATGATGAACTGTTTGTTAAGGTACCGACCGGACTCAAAGCCACGCCATTTTCAGAGGCCCTCGCGACGTCCATTGCGCCGCATTTAAATGGCTTAGCAAACAGTATTAATCACAGCTTAAGTTTTGATCCTGCCACTCTGGATACATCGCTTAAAATTGCCCTATCCCCCGTCGTACTATCATGTTTGTCAGGTGCACTTTATCAAGCTCTTAAAGCATCAGCGCCCAATGCCAGTATTGAATTGGTGAGCTGGTCGCGTTCCACGCTTGAAGACATTCAAAAAGACGATGTATATATTGGCATTAATTATGATATTGCAGCACCAGCAGAAGTTTATAGCAAACAATTAGCAGCCTTACGCGGCCAAGTGATCGTCAGAGAATCTCATCCCATTAAACGCCTACTGACCACCCCTGATGATTATGCGGGTTATGAAATTGCGTCGATGATATCACCCGGATGGAATGAAGGTTTTAGCCTTGCAGCTGAAACGATGAAAGCCCATGGTTTGGAATATAAAGTCGGATTTCGCTCTGAATTCATCATGGTATTACTGGATATTATTCAACATACCGACATGTATTTGCCCCACACTAATTTATTTCCGATTCAGCAATATCCTAACCTACGAGCGCTAGACGTGGAAATACAAGGTGAACCTTTCTATATTGACGTTTACAGTTATTGCCATACCAGACACCGTAATAGTGCGCTGTTTAACTGGTTATATGAATTAATCTCAGGTGTAATTCAAACACAATTACAGCTTAATCATAAGTAATGCTTATCAGCCAGATAAGGCATAACGTTTAGCCCCCCGCCGCATATTTAAATAGTATTAACTAAAAATTATTACTCTTTTAATACAGGCGCATCCTATGCATAAGATACTTATTCCGTTACTACTGATCAGTTCAACATCTGCGCTGGCTAATACGGTACATATTTCACCAGAAATGAAAATTGGCCCCTATGAAGGGACTGGTATTTCAGGTGCAGGAATACAACTCGGTTTGACCGATACCTTAGGCTTGGATGCCGTCTATTTATCTTACAGCCATACTTCAGCACAATTTTTATATCTTGATAACGACAGGTTAAAAACATATCGCATTGGGGCACAAAAGCAGCTCGTAAATAGACCTAAAATGTCACTACAGCTAGAAGCGGGTTGGGTCGAATATGAGGGTAAGCAAAATCGATTTGGGAGTAACGAAATGAGATACTCAGAAGCGACTGGGGTCAGTATTTCGGCTAGTTGGGTTATTGCAGTAACGGATAATATTGCCTTCAGAGCAGGAACGGATCTTAACTATATTGACCGCGATAAAACATTTTTACCTTATGATCTTAGTGCAATGTTCTCAACTGGCGTTATCTTTAGTTTTTAACGATTTAATTAAAAACTAAAAAATCTGTAGGGAGCAATATCCCCTACAGATTTTTGTTTACGTCGTGATCATCGCATTACTTAATAATCGACACACCGTCAACTTGCGTCACTGTGCTCGCATCTGTACGTTCAATTGTTTTAACTAATACTGATTGAATCGTTTCATCTTCTCGAGCATCACTTTTACTTGCAAATTTTTGAGCTTGCGGCGCAGCACCTTCTTCTGCCGTAAATGTCACCACAACTTCTGTCGCAGTGTCAGCCGTTGCACCAAAGTACTCGAATGATACAATTGGGTAGCCTTTAAAGCCTCTTTTAGCGAGCTTTTCAATACGTTTTTTTGCTTTATCTATATTCATTTATCTGAATCCTAGGGATCATGAAACCTGTCCCGTATAGTACAAGATATCGAGTTATTATCTTAATTATATTTCAATAATTAAACCGTATATATTGAGACACTGTCATACAACTTATTAGCCTCAGCATTAAGTACATTAGACTGTTCGTTAGCATCAATCGAGTTGTCGGATAGAATATCAGAGACACTATTAATATTATTTACGTTTTCAGAAATCTCACCTGTTACTGCGGTTTGCTGTTCAACAGCCGTGGCTATCTGCGTCGACATGTCAGAAATTTTCTGGATAGACACATTGATATCATTAAACGATTCAGCGACAAGATCGGACTCTGATACGGTAGACAACGCCAATTTTTCGCTTGATTTCATTAATACAGTGGCTTTACCAACAATATCTTGCAACGTTTGAATGGTATTTTGGATCTCACCGGTAGAGCGATGGGTTTTTTGCGAAAGTGTTCGCACTTCATCAGCGACAACAGCAAAACCTCGCCCTGCTTCCCCCGCTCGCGCGGCTTCAATAGCAGCATTCAGCGCGAGTAGATTCGTCTGGTCTGCTATCGTTTGGATAGCGACAAGTATGCTATTAATTTCTAATACGTGCGAATTTAACTCTTCAACTACATCAGATGTCTGTTTTATCTCACTTGATAGATTGCTGATCGACTTGATAGAACCAGATATGATAGCCATACCTTTCTCGGCACTTTCAGAAGATGCTTGCGCTGAACTTGCAGCCTCTTCGGCATTACGTGCAATTTCAACTGTTGCCGTAGTCATTTCATTAACTGCAGCTGCGACCATAGAAACTTCAATTTGTTGTTCTTTGATGATGTTACTGTTTTCATGTGATTTTGTTTTGCTTATTTCAGCCATAGATTTAAGCATAGTTGCTTGATGTTTTACTTCGGCAACTAAAGAGCGCTGGCTTTCAGCTACATCATTAAAGGCTTGGCTTAACTCGCCGATTTCATCTGCATTACTCGCATCCAAACGGTGAGTAAGATCACCGTCCCCAGCCGCGATTTCTTTTAACGATTTTGTAACCGCAAGTAATGGGTTTAATAATTTTTGAATAAATAAGAACATAAACAAAGACACAATTAAACTAACACCCAATGCCGCAAATAATTGTACAAAGGCATTATCTCTAATATCTTGAGTTATCCTTGCTCTATCAATAACGATAATGGTTCTTAGGTTTGTGCCTTTAATTGGCGCAACATATACAGCACTGTCGATGCCATTAATCATGTCATTATAAAGCTGGGGCTCTGCATTATTTAAATATTTATTATCTAACGAAATATCGCTTAAGCGCTTATTAATAAGGTCTGTATTCACATCAGCAAAGATTTTACCTTCGTTAGAAACCACAAAGATTTTACCATCTCCGGGGATCAGCATTTGCGCTAGATTAGAAATTAAAATATCAATTTTAACATCCGCGCCAATCACCATATAAGAATCATAAAATGTCATTGCTCTACTCATCGACACGACTCTATGCCCTGTCGCCGCTGCAATTGTGGGCGTATCCATAAAAATATTATCTATTGAGGCATTTTGATACCAACCCCACTCTCTCGGGTCGTTATTACCTTCTGGCAGGTCAACGTCATTCGCATTCTTCTGCTGACCATCAGGATAAGCAAAAAACACATTTTCAAAACGACCTGCATTTTTGATTATTTTTAACGTACTGCGGACCATCATTAATGGTGTTTTTTCAGGCATGCTATTCAGGGTGTCAGATTTAGAACTTAACCAATCCGTTAACGATTTATTATATGAATTTGCCGTACTTTCTATTCTTGATAAAGTCTCATTTTCAATTCTGTGTTTAGACGAAAAATAGCTGGTTGTACCGACAGCCCCTGCACCAATAAAAACCGCAAGAGAAGCGGTTAATATCAATCGAGCTTTCAAGGTTATCTTGTTCATTTTCATATTACGTTCCAAATTATAGGCAAGAATGAATGCTATATCTGTTATCAACTAACAGTCATCATGCTCGTATAAATTATCGCGTGTATAAGCATGATACTCAGAACGAAAATATTACCTTAGATTTTTTTTATGTAACGAAAACGAATGTTTAGTTGTGACTGTTACCTAACAATGTAGGGGTATTTTCTTTCATTTCATAATTAAAACGAAAGCTATGTGGACAATAATAACGCAATATAGGGAGAATACGGTTAGCTAGTACTGCCAATATTAAGACGAACAACTCAATACCATTTTACGTCCCCACTCAGGTGGTAAGGCTGCAAGCTTTTCAAAATCAGGATGTTCGGCAAACGGATCTGCTAACACAGCCACTAATTCATTAACCAAACTGTAATCGTAGTCTGTTGCTTGCGTAATCGCTTGCTGTGCTAAGTAATTACGTAAAATGTACTTAGGGTTAACTTGATTCATACTCACTTTACGAACGTCATCCACACTCGATTCTAAGGC
The DNA window shown above is from Moritella sp. F3 and carries:
- a CDS encoding LysR family transcriptional regulator, which encodes MHTNYNEKINLNYLRIFNAIYQAKSTTVAAKKLGVTQSAVSQTLAKLRIFTGDRLFYSANNGLAPTQRAILISEGLSENIQAIDDLLLPVSYFEPENFHGELTVAVSSVFLESFATEFTTSIMFESLPNARINVTTWTENTMKDMIEGRVHMAMNFDPISTPKSIRCIPLTQSQGMIVARKDHPWVTGGMQQAEFHQYPLGGCLLPDSLESESLFQSRDFKLFDLKYRSASMSVLNCLAKHSDILALTETLSASVCDDDMVCIQPQWLNDKLPNKINHAFYYLEKNHHVPLYKFSAEIVKKVIEDKLNNVLSRTVMVS
- a CDS encoding LysR family transcriptional regulator, producing the protein MKKDLYSTLDLNLLKVFLILSQELNMRKASERLFVSQPAISQSLTKLRHHFDDELFVKVPTGLKATPFSEALATSIAPHLNGLANSINHSLSFDPATLDTSLKIALSPVVLSCLSGALYQALKASAPNASIELVSWSRSTLEDIQKDDVYIGINYDIAAPAEVYSKQLAALRGQVIVRESHPIKRLLTTPDDYAGYEIASMISPGWNEGFSLAAETMKAHGLEYKVGFRSEFIMVLLDIIQHTDMYLPHTNLFPIQQYPNLRALDVEIQGEPFYIDVYSYCHTRHRNSALFNWLYELISGVIQTQLQLNHK
- a CDS encoding arylsulfatase — its product is MFKNKTFLQLSIGAVLASTATASFATTDENRPNILAIWGDDIGIDNISAYTHGQAGHWTPNIDRIASEGVLFTDYYGEQSCTAGRAAFITGQHPIRTGLTKVGMPGSTQGMRQEDPTIAGMLKDKGYMTGQFGKNHLGDRPEQLPTANGFDEFFGNLYHLNAEEEPEHADYPKGAGFKKRFGPRGVIHSYADGRTEDTGALTKKRMETVDEEFLASALDFIDRAHEEKKPFFVWFNATRMHVWTHLKEESKGLSKRGGLYGDGMVEHDNMVGVLLDKLDDLKIADNTIVLYTTDNGAEKWSWPDGGTSRFKGEKNTTWEGGFRVPAMVRWPAKIPAGQVVNEITAHNDWATTFLAAAGEPTIAADLKKGTKLNGKKYKVHLDGYNLLPNLIKAKSTTADDNKDWPRKAFVYGTDSGDVAGVRVGDWKILYSYQECHGIEAWRCPMTEGRMPYVFNLRQDPYESAFDTAGAYETWLVEHLPYMYMGAGYTFQWLNTFNEFPPRQVPGSFSIDKIVEKMQIWERAQYQ
- a CDS encoding response regulator transcription factor, whose translation is MPESTHNDFEQLLMAQSNALISSSPKDFIQLWRQIAMDALDWFNIDRLTLFPNSMILLNNGKTESVEKAGIPPLIKQHFIDGNYQDYFKLLKTKHDWNSFTAQELQKDKCLVLNKLHEQGGRWHCIIPLQLFGQKWGALSFTRFGDNDQPLGNEDLKRLKLLCEMWLCYWQHSTLALNLQQDINENEKLLLLSKKQCAVLTLLAQGDSAKQCAEKLFLSPRTIESHKYRMLDILELDKPAELIQFALRNGLGISSD
- a CDS encoding methyl-accepting chemotaxis protein, with amino-acid sequence MKMNKITLKARLILTASLAVFIGAGAVGTTSYFSSKHRIENETLSRIESTANSYNKSLTDWLSSKSDTLNSMPEKTPLMMVRSTLKIIKNAGRFENVFFAYPDGQQKNANDVDLPEGNNDPREWGWYQNASIDNIFMDTPTIAAATGHRVVSMSRAMTFYDSYMVIGADVKIDILISNLAQMLIPGDGKIFVVSNEGKIFADVNTDLINKRLSDISLDNKYLNNAEPQLYNDMINGIDSAVYVAPIKGTNLRTIIVIDRARITQDIRDNAFVQLFAALGVSLIVSLFMFLFIQKLLNPLLAVTKSLKEIAAGDGDLTHRLDASNADEIGELSQAFNDVAESQRSLVAEVKHQATMLKSMAEISKTKSHENSNIIKEQQIEVSMVAAAVNEMTTATVEIARNAEEAASSAQASSESAEKGMAIISGSIKSISNLSSEIKQTSDVVEELNSHVLEINSILVAIQTIADQTNLLALNAAIEAARAGEAGRGFAVVADEVRTLSQKTHRSTGEIQNTIQTLQDIVGKATVLMKSSEKLALSTVSESDLVAESFNDINVSIQKISDMSTQIATAVEQQTAVTGEISENVNNINSVSDILSDNSIDANEQSNVLNAEANKLYDSVSIYTV